In one Corallococcus sp. EGB genomic region, the following are encoded:
- a CDS encoding tetratricopeptide repeat protein, which translates to MTKAGVLLLQLLTAQAPAPEAPPAEKPAAARADKLPDDPDALYKLGTAFLAQNQPGRAVAPLTKLVGLTPDGVPAKVALARALRLSGDAPKAKAVLDAALAAFPEEATLRSERGLLARIQDDTDEAITQYSVATELAPRDAELRFNLGEVLQRANRTDDAIEAYREALKLDGGLQVARVNLGKALAEKGLSAEAKETLREAIRQKDNDAEAHYNLGVVLMRENDVTGAFAEYQAALKADPKHARAQNNLGVVLDGQGNARKAADAFQKAITLDPKYAEAHFNLGLACFQLGENARATKAFEKALLLEPRRASGPYTQLGQLYLAQGKKTQAVSAFQKAIEKSADDGKKTTEAYQGLARAYLELGKVDDALATLKTAVETFPDEPGVRAGYGDALKAKGDLDGAIAQYSACVKLQPTVDNRLMLADAYAKKHVGAQARPLYEAVLKEDPKHRAAKLGLADLLLSMGDYVAAEKLLTPAEGDEADTAALARLGILHSRRGRPELAVPELEAVVAKDPAQLEARAELGFLYMRGGDDAKAMRVLSDVLAVEPRNSLGLLYLGHTLYRQGKLQEAEKAFRGASQVDASAGEPHYALAQLLEAVNRKAEAKKEYEAAVQLQPDHADAKAALQKLAVDTP; encoded by the coding sequence ATGACGAAAGCCGGCGTCCTCCTCCTCCAGTTGTTGACCGCCCAGGCGCCCGCTCCGGAGGCACCTCCGGCGGAGAAGCCCGCGGCGGCGCGCGCGGACAAGCTCCCGGACGACCCGGACGCGCTCTACAAGCTGGGCACGGCCTTCCTGGCGCAGAACCAGCCGGGCCGCGCGGTGGCCCCGCTGACGAAGCTGGTGGGGCTCACGCCCGACGGCGTGCCGGCGAAGGTGGCGCTGGCGCGCGCGCTGCGGCTGTCCGGGGACGCGCCCAAGGCCAAGGCGGTGCTGGACGCGGCGCTGGCGGCCTTCCCGGAGGAGGCCACGCTGCGCTCGGAGCGCGGCCTGCTGGCGCGCATCCAGGACGACACGGACGAGGCAATCACCCAGTACTCCGTGGCGACGGAGCTGGCGCCCAGGGACGCGGAGCTGCGCTTCAACCTGGGCGAGGTGCTCCAGCGCGCCAACCGCACGGACGACGCCATCGAGGCATACCGGGAAGCGCTGAAGCTGGACGGCGGGCTCCAGGTGGCGCGGGTGAACCTGGGCAAGGCGCTGGCGGAGAAGGGGCTGTCGGCGGAAGCGAAGGAGACGCTGCGCGAGGCCATCCGCCAGAAGGACAACGACGCGGAGGCCCACTACAACCTGGGCGTCGTGCTGATGCGGGAGAACGACGTCACGGGCGCGTTCGCGGAGTACCAGGCGGCGCTCAAGGCGGACCCGAAGCACGCGCGGGCACAGAACAACCTGGGCGTGGTGCTGGACGGCCAGGGCAACGCGCGCAAGGCGGCGGACGCGTTCCAGAAGGCCATCACGTTGGATCCGAAGTACGCGGAGGCGCACTTCAACCTGGGCCTCGCGTGCTTCCAGCTGGGGGAGAACGCCCGGGCGACGAAGGCCTTCGAGAAGGCGCTGCTCTTGGAGCCCCGCCGCGCGAGCGGCCCGTACACGCAGCTGGGCCAGCTGTACCTGGCGCAGGGCAAGAAGACGCAGGCGGTGTCCGCGTTCCAGAAGGCCATCGAGAAGAGCGCCGACGACGGCAAGAAGACGACGGAGGCGTACCAGGGCCTGGCGCGCGCGTACCTGGAGCTGGGCAAGGTGGACGACGCGCTGGCCACGCTGAAGACGGCGGTGGAGACCTTCCCGGACGAGCCCGGCGTGCGCGCGGGCTACGGTGACGCGCTCAAGGCCAAGGGCGACCTGGACGGCGCCATCGCGCAGTACTCGGCCTGCGTGAAGCTCCAGCCCACGGTGGACAACCGGCTGATGCTGGCGGACGCGTACGCGAAGAAGCACGTGGGCGCCCAGGCGCGGCCGCTCTATGAGGCCGTGCTCAAGGAGGATCCGAAGCACCGCGCGGCGAAGCTGGGGCTGGCGGACCTGCTGCTCTCGATGGGCGACTACGTCGCGGCGGAGAAGCTGCTGACGCCCGCCGAGGGCGATGAGGCGGACACGGCGGCGCTGGCGCGGCTGGGCATCCTGCACTCGCGGCGCGGCCGGCCGGAGCTGGCGGTGCCGGAGCTGGAGGCGGTGGTGGCGAAGGACCCCGCGCAGCTGGAGGCCCGCGCGGAGCTGGGCTTCCTGTACATGCGAGGCGGTGACGACGCCAAGGCGATGCGGGTCCTGAGCGACGTGCTGGCGGTGGAGCCGCGCAACTCGCTGGGGCTGCTGTACCTGGGGCACACGCTGTACCGGCAGGGCAAGTTGCAGGAGGCGGAGAAGGCCTTCCGGGGCGCGTCGCAGGTGGACGCCAGCGCGGGAGAGCCGCACTACGCGCTCGCGCAGCTGCTGGAAGCCGTCAACCGCAAGGCCGAGGCGAAGAAGGAGTACGAGGCCGCGGTGCAGCTGCAGCCGGACCACGCGGACGCGAAGGCCGCACTGCAGAAGCTGGCCGTGGACACGCCGTAG
- a CDS encoding tetratricopeptide repeat protein, whose product MTGPFTGLITAALLAAAAPGPGGRIGPNANPIVSKAKEREELIAKLKRDIFKVDRAIGETEKLISKSRNAPYLPDLQFRLAELYVEKSRYVYYLQAESRPEGATGAIVSPETRLMKQKAVQMYYRLLREYPDFKDGDQVTFYLAHEQRELGQFDEMLKTLGDLTRKFPNSPLRLEAEQILGDHFFDKADLVEAEKHYQAILELPPSPVHDLARYKMGWIRVNQAKHAEAVTFFEAAAASAPLPGVDVKKALNVKREALLDLVYSYTEAKPPKGALNYFEKLSDSRATYALALDKLGNRYFIKQQYEWAIPALRKLMEVQPDPEMDLERGQKLYDSLKAAKGKVMPEPEDIRFLVRAAVESKTDPELAESERKKQLAELEEMARDLSTQVHLAAQKADSRDLYVKAADAYREYLGLFRPEQYVRPIMKNRADALFAAKEFPEAARQFEELARYEDKAKDEKAVDSAMYGALLAHFSTLKPEEAQKRNAFEVADARQALKLLGASYVSRYPQSPHVLDVKFNIARAYYEDGEYPKAAELFTAFALAHPQYKDAPVAGNLALDSLRQVNDFKKLDETGRKFLASALPSGFRGEVQKILTQSKAEALDELALQSAQETGDVIEGLMKVADENKNSDIGEKALYGAFTAAREKRDLPRERELGTKLVQSYPKSQYLSDVLLTLGRHAAEAAAFNEAAGWFEQVGQKLAGDVASVDGWMAGARLRIALGEYPEASRNLETAAETAGARKGEVLALLAETRLKQKDYSRAKTAAEAALKLDKNNVAAAAVLAEVQATTAPTASPDALISTLTTAVQGPNGQTEEAAKGLWYLGEILYRGYKDLPADKVEEKVAALQAMEGVYTQAASLGYPEWAVASLWKIALAYGHIADVVDQTPVPGGLSAAETKQFNDAVKQQVAPLKARSDEAFKACLSRAESLEVFSAAVMGCRNRTDVAALPVPQPGAPTHPAALEDLRKKAEKVLTAEALEALGMGYLDAHQYGMAQLTFGRVTELQDTRASAHAALGWAMLNLGDPMGAREAYAKALEADPTYDKARLNLAALRCRFGDTDGARRELAVLKDMGTLNGPDVDAGWKACK is encoded by the coding sequence ATGACCGGCCCGTTCACCGGCCTCATCACCGCCGCGCTGCTCGCGGCCGCGGCCCCTGGCCCCGGCGGCCGTATCGGGCCCAACGCCAACCCCATCGTGTCCAAGGCGAAGGAGCGCGAGGAGCTCATCGCCAAGCTGAAGCGCGACATCTTCAAGGTGGACCGCGCCATCGGCGAGACGGAGAAGCTCATCTCCAAGAGCCGCAACGCGCCGTACCTGCCGGACCTGCAGTTCCGGCTGGCGGAGCTCTACGTGGAGAAGAGCCGCTACGTGTACTACCTCCAGGCCGAGTCCCGGCCGGAGGGCGCCACGGGCGCCATCGTCTCCCCGGAGACGCGCCTGATGAAGCAGAAGGCGGTGCAGATGTACTACCGCCTGCTGCGCGAGTACCCGGACTTCAAGGACGGGGACCAGGTGACGTTCTACCTGGCGCACGAGCAGCGCGAGCTGGGCCAGTTCGACGAGATGCTCAAGACGCTGGGCGACCTGACGCGCAAGTTCCCCAACAGCCCGCTGCGCCTGGAGGCCGAGCAGATCCTGGGCGACCACTTCTTCGACAAGGCGGACCTGGTCGAAGCGGAGAAGCACTACCAGGCCATCCTGGAGCTGCCGCCGTCGCCGGTGCACGACCTGGCCCGCTACAAGATGGGTTGGATCCGCGTGAACCAGGCCAAGCACGCGGAGGCCGTCACGTTCTTCGAGGCGGCCGCCGCCAGCGCGCCCCTGCCCGGCGTGGACGTGAAGAAGGCGCTCAACGTCAAGCGCGAGGCGCTGCTGGACCTGGTCTACAGCTACACGGAGGCCAAGCCGCCCAAGGGCGCGCTCAACTACTTCGAGAAGCTCAGCGACAGCCGCGCCACGTACGCGCTCGCGCTGGACAAGCTGGGCAACCGCTACTTCATCAAGCAGCAGTACGAGTGGGCCATCCCCGCACTGCGCAAGCTGATGGAGGTGCAGCCCGACCCGGAGATGGACCTGGAGCGCGGGCAGAAGCTGTACGACTCGCTCAAGGCCGCCAAGGGCAAGGTGATGCCGGAGCCCGAGGACATCCGCTTCCTCGTGCGCGCCGCGGTGGAGAGCAAGACGGACCCGGAGCTGGCGGAGTCCGAGCGCAAGAAGCAGCTCGCGGAGCTGGAGGAGATGGCGCGCGACCTGTCCACGCAGGTGCACCTGGCCGCGCAGAAGGCGGACTCGCGTGATCTGTACGTGAAGGCCGCGGACGCCTACCGCGAGTACCTGGGGCTGTTCCGGCCGGAGCAGTACGTGCGGCCCATCATGAAGAACCGCGCGGACGCGCTCTTCGCCGCCAAGGAGTTCCCGGAGGCCGCGCGCCAGTTCGAGGAGCTGGCCCGCTACGAGGACAAGGCCAAGGACGAGAAGGCCGTGGACTCCGCCATGTACGGCGCGCTGCTGGCCCACTTCTCCACGCTCAAGCCGGAGGAGGCCCAGAAGCGCAACGCCTTCGAGGTCGCCGACGCGCGCCAGGCGCTGAAGCTCCTGGGCGCGAGCTACGTGTCGCGCTACCCGCAGAGCCCGCACGTGCTGGACGTGAAGTTCAACATCGCGCGCGCCTACTACGAGGACGGCGAGTACCCGAAGGCGGCGGAGCTGTTCACCGCGTTCGCGCTGGCGCATCCGCAGTACAAGGACGCGCCGGTGGCGGGCAACCTGGCCCTGGACAGCCTGCGGCAGGTGAACGACTTCAAGAAGCTGGACGAGACGGGCCGCAAGTTCCTCGCGTCCGCCCTGCCCTCCGGCTTCCGCGGCGAGGTCCAGAAGATCCTCACGCAGAGCAAGGCCGAGGCCCTGGACGAGCTGGCCCTGCAGAGCGCGCAGGAGACAGGCGACGTCATCGAAGGCCTGATGAAGGTCGCGGACGAGAACAAGAACAGCGACATCGGCGAGAAGGCGCTCTACGGCGCGTTCACCGCCGCGCGCGAGAAGCGCGACCTGCCGCGCGAGCGCGAGCTGGGCACGAAGCTGGTGCAGTCCTACCCGAAGAGCCAGTACCTGTCGGACGTGCTGCTGACGCTGGGCCGTCACGCGGCGGAAGCCGCGGCCTTCAACGAGGCGGCCGGCTGGTTCGAGCAGGTGGGCCAGAAGCTGGCGGGTGACGTGGCCTCGGTGGACGGCTGGATGGCCGGCGCCCGCCTGCGCATCGCGCTGGGTGAGTACCCGGAGGCGTCCCGCAACCTGGAGACGGCCGCGGAGACCGCGGGCGCGCGCAAGGGCGAGGTGCTGGCGCTGCTCGCGGAGACGCGCCTGAAGCAGAAGGACTACTCGCGCGCGAAGACGGCGGCGGAAGCCGCGCTCAAGCTGGACAAGAACAACGTGGCCGCCGCGGCGGTGCTCGCGGAGGTGCAGGCCACCACCGCGCCCACGGCCAGCCCGGACGCGCTCATCTCCACGCTCACCACCGCGGTGCAGGGCCCCAACGGCCAGACGGAAGAGGCGGCCAAGGGGCTCTGGTACCTGGGTGAGATTTTGTACCGCGGCTACAAGGACCTGCCGGCGGACAAGGTGGAGGAGAAGGTCGCCGCGCTCCAGGCCATGGAGGGCGTGTACACGCAGGCCGCGTCGCTCGGGTATCCGGAGTGGGCGGTGGCGTCGCTGTGGAAGATCGCCCTCGCGTACGGCCACATCGCGGACGTGGTGGACCAGACGCCGGTGCCCGGCGGGCTGTCCGCCGCGGAGACGAAGCAGTTCAACGACGCGGTGAAGCAGCAGGTGGCGCCGCTCAAGGCCCGCTCCGACGAGGCCTTCAAGGCGTGCCTGTCCCGCGCGGAGTCGCTGGAGGTCTTCAGCGCGGCGGTGATGGGCTGCCGCAACCGCACGGACGTGGCCGCGCTGCCGGTGCCGCAGCCCGGCGCGCCCACGCATCCCGCGGCGCTGGAGGACCTGCGCAAGAAGGCGGAGAAGGTGCTCACCGCGGAGGCGCTGGAGGCCCTGGGCATGGGCTACCTGGACGCGCACCAGTACGGCATGGCGCAGCTGACCTTCGGGCGCGTGACGGAGCTGCAGGACACGCGCGCGTCCGCGCACGCGGCGCTGGGCTGGGCCATGCTCAACCTGGGTGACCCCATGGGCGCCCGCGAGGCATACGCCAAGGCGCTGGAGGCGGACCCCACCTACGACAAGGCCCGCCTCAACCTGGCCGCGCTGCGCTGCCGCTTCGGCGACACGGACGGCGCGCGCCGCGAGCTGGCCGTGCTCAAGGACATGGGCACGCTCAACGGTCCGGACGTGGACGCGGGGTGGAAGGCATGCAAGTGA
- a CDS encoding tol-pal system YbgF family protein: MTSRPLIAAALASAALLVSPTVARAAPDAGTLPMPPPPAAATAKAAGAPTDAGTAGPTDAGTAAGTPAPARAAVAEAPPPPPQKVAPETFDKALKAYFDGKPRDAAGPLYAWLETTPRTDDNYAWGQYFLARSLIDLGLTHAGATYLARIARERTNPQVLPRALDALKGLTDRPHDEVMIDEQVFGALDLGFLPDETGAYAHYQQGLVDLRVGNERWANTHFSKLPETSAEASRAKFALLVTRLKQVKDPPEEMVKDFLTLSEDEKLTREARNEAALAVARLRYEKKDFPGALDAYGKVKLPELDPGRASLYLEEAWTRYKLGDLRAALGILTTLDAPSFRDEFMPDKYLLRALIFRDLCHYLPAKRAAKELTRRYADSLEAVRNREDLSQDMRLRRAANAHGGTQRAAKFVSLLDLEGERLGRYAGSFGERLFGHLTRMYDLSHAEAVRVYDARLQDAVRQEADTLLRAAEQVRLMEYEVGLKLYERVKKGAQVVAAEEEELLSPAQVAFKFDNEYWNDELKSYRVRIESRCIEETP, translated from the coding sequence ATGACGTCACGCCCGCTCATCGCCGCCGCGCTCGCCAGCGCCGCGCTCCTCGTGTCCCCGACGGTCGCCCGCGCGGCGCCGGACGCGGGCACGTTGCCCATGCCTCCCCCACCGGCCGCCGCCACCGCGAAGGCCGCTGGCGCCCCCACGGACGCCGGCACCGCCGGTCCCACGGACGCCGGCACCGCCGCGGGCACGCCCGCCCCCGCCAGGGCCGCCGTCGCGGAAGCGCCGCCGCCCCCGCCGCAGAAGGTGGCGCCGGAGACCTTCGACAAGGCGCTCAAGGCGTACTTCGACGGCAAGCCGCGCGACGCCGCCGGCCCGCTGTACGCGTGGCTCGAGACCACGCCCCGCACGGACGACAACTACGCGTGGGGCCAGTACTTCCTCGCCAGGAGCCTCATCGACCTGGGCCTCACGCACGCGGGCGCGACCTACCTGGCCCGCATCGCGCGTGAGCGCACCAACCCCCAGGTGCTGCCGCGCGCGCTGGACGCGCTGAAGGGGCTGACGGACCGGCCGCACGACGAGGTGATGATCGACGAGCAGGTCTTCGGCGCGCTCGACCTGGGCTTCCTCCCGGACGAGACGGGCGCCTACGCGCACTACCAGCAGGGCCTGGTGGACCTGCGCGTGGGCAACGAGCGCTGGGCGAACACGCACTTCTCCAAGCTGCCGGAGACCAGCGCGGAGGCGAGCCGCGCGAAGTTCGCGCTGCTCGTCACCCGGCTCAAGCAGGTGAAGGATCCGCCGGAGGAGATGGTGAAGGACTTCCTCACCCTGTCCGAGGACGAGAAGCTCACCCGCGAGGCGCGCAACGAGGCGGCGCTCGCGGTGGCCCGCCTGCGCTACGAGAAGAAGGACTTCCCCGGCGCGCTGGACGCGTACGGCAAGGTGAAGCTGCCGGAGCTGGACCCCGGCCGCGCCAGCCTCTACCTGGAGGAGGCGTGGACCCGCTACAAGCTGGGGGACCTGCGCGCGGCGCTGGGCATCCTCACCACGCTGGACGCGCCGTCCTTCCGCGATGAGTTCATGCCGGACAAGTACCTGCTGCGCGCGCTCATCTTCCGCGACCTGTGCCACTACCTGCCCGCCAAGCGCGCGGCGAAGGAGCTGACGCGCCGGTACGCGGACTCGCTGGAGGCCGTGCGCAACCGCGAGGACCTGAGCCAGGACATGCGCCTGCGCCGCGCCGCCAACGCGCACGGCGGCACCCAGCGCGCCGCGAAGTTCGTGTCCCTGCTGGACCTGGAGGGCGAGCGCCTGGGCCGCTACGCCGGCAGCTTCGGCGAGCGGCTCTTCGGGCACCTGACCCGCATGTATGACCTGTCCCACGCGGAGGCCGTGCGCGTGTACGACGCGCGGCTGCAGGACGCCGTGCGCCAGGAGGCGGACACGCTCCTGCGCGCCGCGGAGCAGGTGCGCCTGATGGAGTACGAGGTCGGCCTCAAGCTGTACGAGCGCGTGAAGAAGGGCGCGCAGGTGGTGGCGGCGGAAGAGGAAGAGCTGCTGTCGCCCGCGCAGGTCGCCTTCAAGTTCGACAACGAATACTGGAACGACGAGCTCAAGTCCTACCGGGTCCGCATCGAGAGCCGTTGCATCGAGGAAACCCCATGA
- a CDS encoding outer membrane beta-barrel domain-containing protein, whose amino-acid sequence MRFLLLSLLCLVPGLARAQAEELENPGTVSAVQDRLYRMHHELSLGVGVLPADAYYKGLIGTVGYAYHFSDTLAWQVARGTYSYNVQTSLRRQLERDFDVSPVSAAFEDQVQWMVGSDLMWSPLYGKTSLLNTNVIHFEVFLLAGGTVVKVDRSDGFRPAVNLGLGVRVFSSKNVSFRLDVTNNTVFAGASRIINVPTLQIGTAFNFGATE is encoded by the coding sequence GTGCGATTCCTCCTGCTCTCCCTCCTGTGCCTGGTGCCCGGCCTCGCGCGCGCCCAGGCCGAGGAACTCGAGAACCCCGGCACCGTCTCCGCGGTGCAGGACCGGCTGTACCGCATGCACCATGAGCTCTCGCTCGGCGTGGGCGTGCTGCCCGCGGACGCCTACTACAAGGGGCTCATCGGCACCGTCGGCTACGCGTACCACTTCAGCGACACGCTCGCGTGGCAGGTGGCCCGTGGCACGTACAGCTACAACGTGCAGACCAGCCTGCGCCGCCAGCTGGAGCGCGACTTCGACGTGTCCCCCGTCTCCGCCGCCTTCGAGGACCAGGTGCAGTGGATGGTGGGAAGCGACCTCATGTGGAGCCCGCTGTACGGCAAGACGTCGCTGCTCAACACGAACGTCATCCACTTCGAGGTCTTCCTGCTGGCCGGCGGCACGGTGGTGAAGGTGGACCGCAGCGACGGCTTCCGCCCCGCCGTCAACCTGGGCCTGGGCGTGCGCGTGTTCTCCAGCAAGAACGTGTCCTTCCGGCTGGACGTGACCAACAACACCGTCTTCGCGGGGGCGTCGCGCATCATCAACGTGCCCACCTTGCAGATTGGGACGGCCTTCAACTTCGGCGCCACGGAATGA
- a CDS encoding AgmX/PglI C-terminal domain-containing protein gives MSGQPSVLQVVILRDGLLVGTEVFVPGTYALGSDASSDLRLDDASVSPRHALLYFQNGRTAIQDAGGGTSGVFVNGHQVTACEIRSVDEVLCGPFVLKTRILNQRPVETKPQPPPEVAALLGGSGAPPAAPNGFAQQQAQQAAHAQQQAQQAAYAQQQAQQAAYAQQQAQQAAYAQQQAQQAALAQQQAQQAAYAQQQAQQAALAQQQAQQAALAQQQAQRAAQAQQAALAQQQAQQAAYAQQQAAQAQHGAHAQPAARGPAGHAQPSGHPQAVNGHPGAQGAHAQPGARAQPAAPKAAPAPAVPAGTVPSARRRPPSEAMPSLLVADDLLAGVDTDVAASDSGPLVLDAAPASRPTHAPKIGPGKGAAQLYLELYWGAVRRDARRFAPDAKKPVKAALEEQAPMPLWGFTLPEGDAFTLAESVSGNYRLFVPPGTDVEKANGDGRFTPVTTAALESDGSRRFVTLRDGAAARLTQGKMSLVAYAAPAPERVFVNPLKGLPWLTLFFLAIFGGGLGWFIATRPQGPATADFTQKNLPPVALRLIAPEPKKKEEAKKKLEALKQKEPVKEKPAVAEKAPPKPVKEVQVPKAVAAAPESKALKALAKLSAAGPAANDLLAAVDKLGSGPGSKNVKQTNYKLSGLIGKAPIANAGLGTFGLGGGGKGGGATLGAELLRGKGGGGIGALGAGSVGKGAVGGTVTRATARSISSTQGTVDREAVAKVINSHLNEVHGCYERALLKDPGLAGKVVLEWAIGLNGHVASAKTKSSTLRNASVEACILSSLKGWQFPAPKGGLVIITYPFLFNSVGY, from the coding sequence TTGAGCGGCCAGCCCAGCGTCCTGCAAGTCGTCATCCTCCGCGACGGCCTCCTGGTGGGGACGGAGGTCTTCGTCCCCGGCACCTACGCGCTCGGCTCCGATGCGTCGTCGGATCTGCGGCTGGATGACGCGTCCGTGTCGCCGCGCCATGCGTTGCTGTACTTCCAGAACGGCCGCACCGCGATCCAGGACGCGGGCGGCGGGACCAGCGGCGTCTTCGTCAACGGGCACCAGGTCACCGCTTGTGAGATCCGCTCCGTGGACGAGGTGCTGTGCGGTCCGTTCGTCCTGAAGACGCGGATCCTCAACCAGCGTCCCGTCGAGACCAAGCCGCAGCCGCCGCCCGAGGTCGCCGCGCTCCTCGGAGGTTCCGGGGCTCCGCCCGCCGCGCCGAACGGGTTCGCGCAACAGCAGGCTCAGCAGGCCGCACACGCGCAACAGCAGGCTCAGCAGGCTGCATACGCGCAGCAACAAGCGCAGCAGGCTGCGTACGCGCAGCAACAAGCGCAGCAGGCCGCATACGCACAGCAACAGGCTCAGCAGGCCGCGCTCGCGCAGCAGCAAGCGCAGCAGGCCGCATACGCGCAGCAACAGGCTCAACAGGCCGCGCTCGCACAGCAGCAGGCGCAGCAAGCCGCGCTCGCGCAGCAGCAGGCACAACGCGCCGCGCAGGCTCAGCAGGCCGCGCTCGCGCAACAGCAGGCCCAGCAGGCTGCATACGCGCAGCAGCAGGCCGCGCAGGCGCAGCACGGTGCGCACGCACAGCCCGCGGCGCGCGGTCCGGCGGGCCATGCTCAGCCATCGGGTCACCCCCAGGCCGTCAATGGACACCCCGGAGCCCAGGGCGCGCACGCGCAGCCCGGTGCTCGCGCACAGCCCGCTGCCCCGAAGGCCGCCCCGGCCCCCGCCGTTCCCGCGGGCACCGTCCCCTCCGCCCGGCGCCGTCCTCCTTCGGAGGCCATGCCCAGCCTGCTCGTCGCGGACGACCTGCTCGCGGGCGTGGACACCGACGTCGCCGCTTCCGACTCCGGCCCCCTCGTCCTCGACGCGGCCCCGGCCAGCCGCCCCACGCACGCGCCGAAGATCGGCCCGGGCAAGGGCGCGGCCCAGCTCTACCTGGAGCTTTACTGGGGCGCCGTGCGCCGCGACGCGCGCCGCTTCGCCCCGGACGCGAAGAAGCCCGTGAAGGCCGCCCTGGAGGAACAGGCCCCCATGCCGCTGTGGGGCTTCACCCTCCCGGAAGGCGATGCCTTCACCCTCGCCGAGTCCGTCAGCGGTAACTACCGCCTCTTCGTGCCCCCCGGCACCGACGTGGAGAAGGCCAACGGCGACGGCCGCTTCACCCCCGTCACCACCGCCGCGCTCGAGTCCGACGGCAGCCGCCGCTTCGTCACCCTGCGCGACGGCGCCGCCGCCCGCCTCACCCAGGGCAAGATGTCGCTCGTCGCCTACGCGGCCCCCGCCCCCGAGCGCGTCTTCGTCAACCCGCTCAAGGGCCTGCCCTGGCTGACCCTCTTCTTCCTCGCCATCTTCGGCGGCGGCCTGGGCTGGTTCATCGCCACCCGGCCGCAGGGGCCCGCGACCGCGGACTTCACCCAGAAGAACCTGCCGCCCGTCGCGCTGCGCCTCATCGCCCCCGAGCCCAAGAAGAAGGAAGAGGCCAAGAAGAAGCTCGAGGCGCTCAAGCAGAAGGAGCCCGTCAAGGAGAAGCCCGCCGTCGCGGAGAAGGCCCCGCCCAAGCCCGTCAAGGAGGTCCAGGTCCCCAAGGCCGTGGCCGCCGCGCCGGAGAGCAAGGCCCTCAAGGCGCTCGCGAAGCTGTCCGCCGCGGGCCCCGCCGCCAACGACCTCCTGGCCGCCGTGGACAAGCTGGGCAGCGGCCCGGGCAGCAAGAACGTCAAGCAGACCAACTACAAGCTGTCCGGCCTCATCGGAAAGGCGCCCATCGCCAACGCGGGCCTGGGCACCTTCGGCCTGGGCGGCGGCGGCAAGGGCGGCGGCGCCACCCTGGGCGCGGAGCTCTTGCGCGGCAAGGGCGGCGGCGGCATCGGCGCGCTGGGCGCTGGCAGCGTGGGCAAGGGCGCGGTGGGCGGCACCGTCACGCGCGCCACCGCGCGCAGCATCTCCTCCACGCAGGGCACCGTGGACCGCGAGGCCGTGGCCAAGGTCATCAACAGTCACCTGAATGAAGTGCACGGCTGCTACGAACGCGCGCTGCTCAAGGACCCCGGCCTCGCTGGCAAGGTGGTGCTGGAGTGGGCCATCGGGCTCAACGGCCACGTCGCCTCCGCCAAGACCAAGTCCTCCACCCTCCGCAACGCCTCCGTCGAGGCGTGCATCCTCAGCAGCCTGAAGGGCTGGCAGTTCCCCGCCCCCAAGGGCGGCCTCGTCATCATCACCTACCCGTTCCTCTTCAACTCGGTCGGCTACTGA